In Colletotrichum higginsianum IMI 349063 chromosome 3, whole genome shotgun sequence, a genomic segment contains:
- a CDS encoding Type IIB DNA topoisomerase, producing MDCAISTLLNGRQQGRLTSHQFSNPSQSSNVVTIPDADLGRNATGAAITKLEDILVSVQESLNRNEEMSIPYRCRPSSASQSASSSVSSRLPRSAVRFPGRTVHEATKFSASLDAHLADVSRRPDSGQNHHQEVCSSHAPACLHRALLKARKRRSIYYQDEHLFKQQSIVDNLVDDLAYTLGLGREDLGIVATSKGLVAGPILIRTKPQSDLDPIRGTPSELDASSSATVRSSRIAPFWRGWLTILGEISQIDFGPVRWVLVIEKDATFRTLAARRYYDTSTCGSGILITGKGYPDLVTKQFLHLIHDVKPELPILALVDYDYDGIAIMRCYSHGSRGHAHERNTVVPSMAWLGIKSGDLAPRQEEGSDGSQRPLGPNLFEHSSSITRKDRKSAARLISGIDEDGTDYDIDCRRELQVMLFLGAKAEIQAVDDAGDTSSWLDSHMKERLFTS from the exons ATGGACTGTGCTATATCCACATTGCTCAACGGCCGCCAGCAGGGCCGACTAACGTCCCACCAGTTCTCTAACCCGAGTCAATCAAGCAACGTCGTGACCATCCCTGATGCAGACCTTGGTAGGAATGCCACaggcgccgccatcaccaagtTGGAAGACATTCTCGTTTCGGTCCAGGAGTCTCTGAATCGGAACGAAGAGATGTCTATCCCCTACAGGTGCCGCCCATCGTCGGCCAGTCAATCCGCCAGCAGCTCTGTCAGCTCCCGGCTACCCCGATCTGCGGTTCGTTTCCCTGGCCGAACGGTCCATGAAGCCACCAAATTCAGTGC CTCGCTTGATGCGCATCTTGCAGATGTCTCTCGGCGCCCTGACAGCGGGCAGAACCATCACCAAGAGGTCTGTAGCAGCCACGCTCCTGCCTGCTTACACCGGGCTTTGCTAAAGGCAAGGAAACGCAGGAGCATCTACTATCAAGATGAGCATCTGTTCAAGCAGCAGAGCATTGTCGACAACCTCGTTGATGACCTGGCCTACACTCTAGGACTTGGCCGCGAGGACCTGGGCATC GTTGCCACGAGTAAAGGCTTGGTGGCAGGTCCCATCTTGATCCGCACCAAGCCTCAATCTGACCTCGACCCAATCCGGGGAACGCCGTCCGAGCTCGACGCGTCTTCAAGTGCTACAGTACGGTCGTCGAGGATTGCACCGTTCTGGCGAGGCTGGCTGACTATCTTAGG AGAAATCTCTCAGATTGATTTTGGTCCCGTGCGATGGGTACTGGTCATCGAGAAAGAC GCCACCTTCCGCACACTGGCTGCGAGGAGATACTACGACACATCTACTTGTGGAAGTGGCATTCTAATCACG GGTAAAGGCTATCCGGACCTCGTCACGAAGCAGTTTCTTCACCTCATCCACGACGTAAAACCGGAGCTGCCAATCTTGGCCCTTGTGGATTACGACTATgacggcatcgccatcatGCGATGTTACAGCCATGGTTCGCGAGGGCATGCGCATGAAAGAAACACAGTCGTCCCCAGCATGGCATGGCTCGGTATCAAGAGCGGCGACCTCGCGCCCCGTCAAGAGGAGGGCTCTGATGGCAGCCAGAGACCGCTTGGGCCCAACTTGTTCGAGCACTCAAGCTCCATCACTAGGAAAGACAGAAAATCGGCAGCCAGGTTAATCAGTGGAATTGATGAGGACGGCACTGATTACGACATTGATTGCAGGCGGGAGTTACAAGTTATGTTGTTTTTGGGCGCCAAGGCGGAAATTCAGGCTGTGGACGACGCGGGCGACACATCGAGTTGGCTCGACAGTCACATGAAGGAGCGTTTATTCACCTCATAG
- a CDS encoding Ankyrin repeat containing protein yar1 codes for MAEGTVPPHTSLENFYLSLKTHSDPQTALIKISAKMAPKLSEEEIDDLIYLSRAGELAELQETLKTLSERENASVGEVITAAKDEGKSTCLHMAAGNGHIDIVKALIAALDARPADEKKAYVDAANEFGNTGLHWACLGGHLEVVKVLMAHGASPAAANDKDQIPLDSALFNGKREVADWFLAQSETMEGGNREDGLSGAAAGVEIEDDGEEAGEKTKEEAGEGSKAS; via the exons ATGGCTGAAGGCACTGTACCTCCACACACATCACTCGAAAATTTCTACCTCAGTCTCAAGACTCATTCAGACCCTCAGACAGCGCTCATTAAAATCTCAGCAAAAATGGCTCCCAAACTCTCAGAAGAGGAGATCGATGATCTGATTTACCTGTCACGAgccggcgagctcgccgagcttcAAGAAACGCTCAAGACCCTGTCGGAGCGCGAGAACGcctccgtcggcgaggtcatcaccgccgccaaggatGAGGGCAAGTCGACCTGCCTGCACATGGCCGCGGGCAACGGCCACATCG ATATTGTCAAGGCCCTGATCGCGGCCCTGGACGCGCGCCCCGctgacgagaagaaggcctACGTTGACGCGGCCAACGAGTTCGGCAACACGGGCCTGCACTGGGCGTGCCTGGGCGGTcacctcgaggtcgtcaaggtgCTCATGGCGCACGGTGCGTCGCCGGCTGCGGCCAACGACAAGGACCAGATCCCGCTCGACTCGGCCCTCTTCAACGGCAAGCGGGAGGTGGCGGACTGGTTCCTCGCGCAGTCGGAGACGATGGAGGGCGGCAACCGGGAGGACGGCCtcagcggcgccgcggcgggtgtcgagatcgaggacgacggcgaggaggcgggtgagaagacgaaggaggaggccggcgagggtaGCAAGGCTTCATAG
- a CDS encoding Zinc c2h2 type domain containing protein, whose amino-acid sequence MAVLGPTTNAPAAKEHLVALFATIPDDPKEIFVCDVPGCDQKFVRADLLSRHQKRHSSTYIPRNRAPSFSTSVASAAVSSPTSAGLSRSTYPQHSSSGGPHDAAILLTPGSDATPTPTTAATNPSLTQQAARLGQPSTWPSIDDMAADMMRPKPNFYVREQVSLPEAPPLMPSYTSVSFQPDEALSRENFAMWLFDSQASFSEFNGVANIPFLEGGLESTFNNNIHYDYESLTSRSQLDPTPPRQVEVSDELISEHRRQEVLRWLQVFRQKQPKYEPRIVSLVQESGGDLPALNLDMMRDCLQEYWKNISPRLPIVHQPTFSSNRCPILLLMVMIALGAASLSSRDSTGNLEQYGGFADVVISSIRWEILTADEASPPVGLYVAQSLLLLEFYEKMFSSRRMHERAHIYHSATLTLLRRGSPLIGRAGSESPPEEAAPTVNDGSSSDSRTWWIRWAESESMHRVVFAAFMMDIIHALTFGHSADMAPHEIRLPLPCDDGLWTAATPDVFRQLDSNYRMYGIKQVSFLDGLKSALHGQEVKTHTFGRMIIMSGLLSVGWHLSHRESHTKWLDLRTPSAESRDGWKKILLRAFDEWKESFDNAVGANDTPEVPGQPSTSNGPIHSAAVLYHLAHISLRVDIVDCQVYAGAKYLVGRKVSTRDYANAVSRMRTWSNAPSTRHAVLHAFKLLYHVLVDQRGPKRRTSSFDSLPEPVSVFYSCRTEPDPHRPWVMFYAALTIWSFVQALGMPSKNAPPGRYSEIARYLAHFAALDELTDEAARDLNDRLPELLDLLGTSLQQSHSEIMREASQRLKRCCDMMRS is encoded by the exons ATGGCGGTGCTGGGCCCAACTACAAACGCGCCAGCCGCAAAGGAGCACCTCGTCGCTTTGTTTGCAACCATCCCGG ACGATCCGAAGGAGATCTTCGTTTGCGACGTGCCGGGCTGCGACCAGAAGTTCGTTCGCGCCGACTTGCTTTCGAGACACCAAAAACGGCACTCGTCCACGTATATCCCAAGGAATCGCGCCCCCAGCTTCAGCACTTCTGTCgcatccgccgccgtctcgtcgccgacatcagCTGGCCTCTCGCGGTCCACTTACCCTCAGCACTCCTCGTCAGGCGGGCCTCATGACGCCGCGATTCTTCTCACGCCCGGCTCCGacgcgacgccgacgccgaccacAGCCGCAACCAACCCGTCCCTGACCCAGCAAGCCGCAAGGCTAGGCCAGCCCTCAACGTGGCCATCCATCGACGACATGGCCGCGGACATGATGCGTCCGAAGCCCAACTTCTACGTCCGCGAACAAGTCTCCCTGCCCGAAGCACCGCCTTTGATGCCGTCTTACACCTCGGTTAGCTTCCAGCCGGACGAGGCCTTATCGAGGGAGAACTTTGCCATGTGGTTGTTTGATTCCCAAGCGAGTTTCAGCGAGTTCAACGGGGTCGCCAATATCCCTTTTCTGGAAGGCGGTCTCGAATCAACCTTTAACAACAACATCCACTATGACTACGAGTCCCTCACCAGCCGCTCGCAGCTGGACCCTACCCCGCCACGTCAGGTCGAAGTCAGCGACGAACTCATCAGCGAACACAGGCGGCAGGAGGTCCTCCGTTGGCTCCAGGTTTTCCGGCAGAAACAGCCCAAGTATGAGCCGCGCATCGTGAGCCTGGTGCAAGAGAGCGGCGGAGACCTGCCTGCCCTGAACCTGGACATGATGAGGGACTGCTTGCAGGAGTACTGGAAGAACATCTCGCCGAGACTACCGATAGTCCACCAGCCGACCTTTTCGTCCAATCGCTGCCCCATCTTGCTCCTCATGGTGATGATTGCTCTCGGGGCCGCATCCTTGAGTAGCAGAGACTCGACGGGTAACCTGGAACAGTATGGAGGGTTCGCTGATGTCGTCATATCCAGCATCCGCTGGGAGATCctcaccgccgacgaagcATCACCGCCGGTGGGCCTGTACGTCGCCCAGTCGCTGTTGCTGCTTGAGTTTTACGAGAAGATGTTCTCCTCCAGGCGCATGCACGAACGAGCGCACATCTATCATTCCGCCACTCTGACCCTCCTGAGAAGAGGGAGCCCCCTGATCGGTAGAGCAGGAAGCGAATCGCCGCCGGAAGAGGCAGCCCCGACAGTGAACGAtggctcctcgtcggacTCCAGGACATGGTGGATCCGATGGGCCGAAAGCGAATCGATGCACCGCGTCGTTTTTGCTGCCTTCATGATGGATATCATCCACGCGCTCACGTTCGGGCATTCTGCCGACATGGCACCTCACGAGATCCGGCTTCCGCTGCCATGCGACGACGGGCTCTGGACCGCCGCGACGCCCGATGTGTTCCGCCAGCTCGACAGCAACTACCGGATGTACGGCATCAAACAAGTCTCGTTCCTTGACGGACTCAAGAGCGCCCTGCACGGCCAGGAAGTCAAGACGCACACGTTTGGGCGCATGATCATCATGTCTGGATTGCTCAGCGTTGGCTGGCACCTGTCCCATCGGGAGTCTCACACCAAATGGCTTGACCTGCGGACTCCTAGCGCCGAGTCACGAGACGGGTGGAAGAAGATTCTTCTAAGGGCTTTTGATGAATGGAAAGAAAGCTTCGACAACGCGGTTGGTGCAAACGACACACCCGAGGTCCCCGGCCAGCCGTCCACCTCGAACGGCCCGATCCactcggccgccgtgctTTATCATCTCGCACACATAAGTCTCCGCGTGGACATCGTCGACTGTCAGGTATACGCCGGGGCAAAGTATCTGGTCGGGCGCAAGGTCTCCACCCGTGATTATGCCAACGCAGTCTCGCGAATGAGAACCTGGTCGAACGCTCCTTCGACCCGCCACGCCGTCCTCCACGCCTTCAAACTCCTCTACCACGTGCTGGTTGACCAGCGAGGACCCAAACGGCGGACGAGCAGCTTCGACTCCCTTCCCGAGCCCGTCTCGGTCTTCTACTCCTGCCGCACCGAGCCGGACCCTCACCGGCCGTGGGTCATGTTCTACGCGGCCCTGACGATCTGGTCCTTTGTCCAGGCGCTTGGTATGCCGAGCAAGAACGCGCCACCGGGGAGGTACAGCGAGATCGCGCGTTACCTGGCGCATTTCGCGGCCTTGGATGAGCTCACGGATGAGGCGGCCCGGGACCTCAACGACAGACTGCCAGAGTTGCTGGATCTGCTGGGGACCAGCCTGCAGCAGTCCCATTCGGAGATCATGAGGGAAGCGAGCCAGAGGCTGAAGCGTTGCTGTGACATGATGAGGTCATGA